From the Perca flavescens isolate YP-PL-M2 chromosome 21, PFLA_1.0, whole genome shotgun sequence genome, one window contains:
- the LOC114548272 gene encoding E3 ubiquitin-protein ligase TRIM39 isoform X2: protein MASSNSLLSEEQFLCPICLDVFTRPVSTPCGHNFCMSCITSYWDDIPVSQCPVCKETFERRPDLKVNTFISELASQFITLQVDTQTWSTDQHQARSAAAVLCDICTNTQREAVNSCLECLTSYCDVHLEPHHRAAGLKTHTLVEPLASLEDRICKEHTRLLAWFCRKDKVLLCDVCASLCHVNHGVVPVQRVYEEKKALLGDTEASVQQMIQERLQKVRAMKESVKQSKTETKDVIANIVQDLTALISEIRKSQTELVKVIEEKQKAAEEQADGFISSMEREITELQRTTMKLRELKQTEDQLCFLQSFPNSSILPHTMDLSTFSFNRQVEIHHIRKTLNKSMSQLQILLNKMTTEIQQFPDGTDVSNDATLRYVQQYEADIVLDPDTAHPLLILSNDRKQVRYRSDSGLWVNQNPNSFTEHLAVLGQRGFSSRRFYFEVFVGRKTEWCLGVATATVQRRGALVRSPNCGLWAIWFLKDKFETFRSPNVPVHLGKVERVGVFVDYDGGQVSFYDVQTPTLIYSFTECVFTEELHPYFNPCDNEFGSNLEPLIIVPVSRTM, encoded by the coding sequence atGGCCTCCAGCAACAGTCTCTTGTCTGAGGAGCAGTTTCTGTGTCCCATCTGCCTGGATGTGTTCACTCGGCCAGTTTCCACTCCATGTGGACACAACTTCTGCATGTCCTGTATCACGTCCTACTGGGACGACATACCAGTCAGCCAGTGTCCCGTCTGTAAGGAAACTTTCGAAAGGAGACCGGACCTTAAAGTCAACACTTTCATCTCCGAACTTGCATCGCAGTTCATTACGCTTCAAGTAGACACTCAAACCTGGAGCACAGACCAACATCAGGCTCGCAGTGCTGCTGCGGTGCTGTGTGATATTTGTACCAACACCCAGCGAGAGGCTGTCAATTCCTGTCTGGAGTGTCTGACTTCTTACTGTGACGTCCATCTAGAGCCTCATCACAGAGCTGCGGgcctgaagacacacacactggttgAACCCTTGGCGAGCCTGGAGGACAGGATCTGCAAGGAGCACACCAGACTACTGGCATGGTTCTGTAGAAAAGACAAGGTTTTGCTGTGTGACGTCTGCGCCAGTTTGTGCCACGTGAACCATGGCGTCGTTCCTGTGCAGCGAGTGTATGAAGAGAAGAAGGCTCTGCTGGGGGACACTGAGGCCAGCGTGCAGCAGATGATCCAGGAAAGACTGCAGAAGGTCCGAGCCATGAAGGAGTCAGTAAAACAAAGCAAGACCGAAACCAAAGATGTGATAGCAAACATCGTGCAGGACTTGACGGCGCTGATCTCTGAGATCCGGAAGAGTCAGACGGAGCTTGTGAAGGTGATCGAGGAGAAGCAAAAAGCAGCAGAAGAACAAGCAGATGGGTTTATTAGCAGTATGGAGCGAGAGATCACCGAGCTGCAGAGGACAACCATGAAGCTGAGGGAGCTGAAACAGACTGAAGACCAGCTTTGTTTCCTCCAGAGCTTCCCAAACTCATCCATCCTACCACACACAATGGACTTGTCCACATTCAGTTTTAACAGACAAGTGGAGATACACCACATACGGAAAACTTTGAACAAATCAATGTCTCAACTGCAAATATTGCTGAATAAAATGACCACAGAAATACAGCAGTTCCCTGACGGCACAGATGTGTCAAACGATGCTACGCTGAGATATGTGCAGCAGTATGAGGCGGACATTGTGCTCGATCCTGATACAGCTCACCCTCTGCTGATCTTATCTAATGACAGGAAACAGGTGAGGTACAGAAGTGATTCCGGTTTGTGGGTAAACCAGAACCCAAATAGTTTTACAGAACATCTCGCAGttctgggacagagaggcttcTCATCACGTAGGTTTTACTTTGAGGTGTTTGTGGGTAGAAAGACTGAGTGGTGTCTGGGCGTGGCCACAGCAACGGTCCAGAGGAGGGGGGCGCTTGTCAGGAGTCCAAACTGTGGACTCTGGGCCATCTGGTTCCTAAAGGATAAGTTTGAAACCTTCAGGTCTCCAAATGTGCCGGTACACTTGGGCAAAGTGGAGCGGGTCGGTGTGTTTGTGGATTATGACGGAGGGCAAGTTTCTTTCTATGACGTCCAGACCCCAACACTCATTTACTCGTTTACTGAGTGTGTCTTTACTGAGGAACTGCATCCGTACTTTAATCCTTGTGATAATGAATTTGGTTCAAACTTGGAACCGTTGATAATCGTTCCCGTTAGTCGTACGATGTGA
- the LOC114548272 gene encoding E3 ubiquitin-protein ligase TRIM39 isoform X1 yields MTQEETESEETTKQPGSSSIISSLQTNTNRQMASSNSLLSEEQFLCPICLDVFTRPVSTPCGHNFCMSCITSYWDDIPVSQCPVCKETFERRPDLKVNTFISELASQFITLQVDTQTWSTDQHQARSAAAVLCDICTNTQREAVNSCLECLTSYCDVHLEPHHRAAGLKTHTLVEPLASLEDRICKEHTRLLAWFCRKDKVLLCDVCASLCHVNHGVVPVQRVYEEKKALLGDTEASVQQMIQERLQKVRAMKESVKQSKTETKDVIANIVQDLTALISEIRKSQTELVKVIEEKQKAAEEQADGFISSMEREITELQRTTMKLRELKQTEDQLCFLQSFPNSSILPHTMDLSTFSFNRQVEIHHIRKTLNKSMSQLQILLNKMTTEIQQFPDGTDVSNDATLRYVQQYEADIVLDPDTAHPLLILSNDRKQVRYRSDSGLWVNQNPNSFTEHLAVLGQRGFSSRRFYFEVFVGRKTEWCLGVATATVQRRGALVRSPNCGLWAIWFLKDKFETFRSPNVPVHLGKVERVGVFVDYDGGQVSFYDVQTPTLIYSFTECVFTEELHPYFNPCDNEFGSNLEPLIIVPVSRTM; encoded by the exons ATGACACAGGAAGAAACTGAAAGTGAGGAAACAACCAAACAACCAGGATCTTCGTCGATTATTTCTTCTTTGCAGACCAACACCAACAGAC aaatGGCCTCCAGCAACAGTCTCTTGTCTGAGGAGCAGTTTCTGTGTCCCATCTGCCTGGATGTGTTCACTCGGCCAGTTTCCACTCCATGTGGACACAACTTCTGCATGTCCTGTATCACGTCCTACTGGGACGACATACCAGTCAGCCAGTGTCCCGTCTGTAAGGAAACTTTCGAAAGGAGACCGGACCTTAAAGTCAACACTTTCATCTCCGAACTTGCATCGCAGTTCATTACGCTTCAAGTAGACACTCAAACCTGGAGCACAGACCAACATCAGGCTCGCAGTGCTGCTGCGGTGCTGTGTGATATTTGTACCAACACCCAGCGAGAGGCTGTCAATTCCTGTCTGGAGTGTCTGACTTCTTACTGTGACGTCCATCTAGAGCCTCATCACAGAGCTGCGGgcctgaagacacacacactggttgAACCCTTGGCGAGCCTGGAGGACAGGATCTGCAAGGAGCACACCAGACTACTGGCATGGTTCTGTAGAAAAGACAAGGTTTTGCTGTGTGACGTCTGCGCCAGTTTGTGCCACGTGAACCATGGCGTCGTTCCTGTGCAGCGAGTGTATGAAGAGAAGAAGGCTCTGCTGGGGGACACTGAGGCCAGCGTGCAGCAGATGATCCAGGAAAGACTGCAGAAGGTCCGAGCCATGAAGGAGTCAGTAAAACAAAGCAAGACCGAAACCAAAGATGTGATAGCAAACATCGTGCAGGACTTGACGGCGCTGATCTCTGAGATCCGGAAGAGTCAGACGGAGCTTGTGAAGGTGATCGAGGAGAAGCAAAAAGCAGCAGAAGAACAAGCAGATGGGTTTATTAGCAGTATGGAGCGAGAGATCACCGAGCTGCAGAGGACAACCATGAAGCTGAGGGAGCTGAAACAGACTGAAGACCAGCTTTGTTTCCTCCAGAGCTTCCCAAACTCATCCATCCTACCACACACAATGGACTTGTCCACATTCAGTTTTAACAGACAAGTGGAGATACACCACATACGGAAAACTTTGAACAAATCAATGTCTCAACTGCAAATATTGCTGAATAAAATGACCACAGAAATACAGCAGTTCCCTGACGGCACAGATGTGTCAAACGATGCTACGCTGAGATATGTGCAGCAGTATGAGGCGGACATTGTGCTCGATCCTGATACAGCTCACCCTCTGCTGATCTTATCTAATGACAGGAAACAGGTGAGGTACAGAAGTGATTCCGGTTTGTGGGTAAACCAGAACCCAAATAGTTTTACAGAACATCTCGCAGttctgggacagagaggcttcTCATCACGTAGGTTTTACTTTGAGGTGTTTGTGGGTAGAAAGACTGAGTGGTGTCTGGGCGTGGCCACAGCAACGGTCCAGAGGAGGGGGGCGCTTGTCAGGAGTCCAAACTGTGGACTCTGGGCCATCTGGTTCCTAAAGGATAAGTTTGAAACCTTCAGGTCTCCAAATGTGCCGGTACACTTGGGCAAAGTGGAGCGGGTCGGTGTGTTTGTGGATTATGACGGAGGGCAAGTTTCTTTCTATGACGTCCAGACCCCAACACTCATTTACTCGTTTACTGAGTGTGTCTTTACTGAGGAACTGCATCCGTACTTTAATCCTTGTGATAATGAATTTGGTTCAAACTTGGAACCGTTGATAATCGTTCCCGTTAGTCGTACGATGTGA